CGACCAGCTCGGCCCGCTCGTGCGCGCGCACCTGGAGGGCTGAGCCGGCGACGCACCGGCCGTGGCACCCTGTGCCCATGGCAGCCACCAGGACCGGGGACGTCACCGAGCGCGAGGCCGTGCTGCGCCGGCAGTGGGACACGCTGCGCGCCTGGGTCGGGGACGTGGTCGCGGCCGGCGACGGCGGCGCCCCGAGCATCCTCGACGGCTGGACGGTCGCGGACCTCGTCGCGCACCTCGGCCGGGCGATGGGCGCGCTGACCGCCTGCGAGCCCGCGCCCCCGGGGACCGTCCCGCTGACGCTCGGCGAGTACCTCGGCACGTACGCGGGCCGCGCCGCGGACATCGACCGGGTCACGCGCGAGCTCGCCGCGCAGATCGCCGACGACCCGCTGCGGCACGTCGACGACCTCGTGCGCCAGGCCTTGCGCCACGTCGCCGACCTCGGCCCCGCCGACCAGGTGGTGCAGGCGCGCCGGGGACCCGTGCTGCTGTCCACCATGCTCACGTCCCGGATCACCGAGCTCGTGGTGCACGCGGACGACCTCCAGCGGTCCCTCGCACGCACCCGGGGCGCCGCGCCGGGTTCGCGCGCCGAGCTCGGCGACGGCGTCGGGCCGCTCCCCGGCGTGCCCGGAGGTCTGGGACCGGCCGGCGGCCTCGGCGACGGCGTCACCTCCGGGGGGCCGCTCGACGGCGACGCCCTCGACCTCGTCGCGCAGGAGCTCCTGGCCATCGTGCGCGCCCGCGGCGGCTGGGACCTGGAAGTGGTGCGCCCGCTGACCTGGGTGCGCCTCGCGGCCGGCCGGGTCCCGTACGACGTGGACGTGCTCGCGTCCGCCCTCGCGCCGCGGTTCCCCTCGGACGCGGTCCCGGACCTGGGACGCATGCTCCCGCTGCTCTGACCCCCCCCGCACCCGCTCCCGCACGCCCGGACCCGCGCACGCACGGTCCGGACCCGCGCACGCACGGCCCGCGCGCCCGCCCAGCCCAGCCCCGCCCAGCCCAGCCCCCGGCCACGCTCGCCGAGAAGCCAGGACACGCCGAGCGGCCCCGCGGATCCCGGGCGTGTCCTGGCTTCTCGGGCGCCCGGGCGGCCGGACCGGGCGGGATCGCGCCCGCGCGGGCCCGCGCGCGTGGTTAGGTTGGGGGCGTGCTCGCTGCCTACGTCAACCGGTTCGCGCCCGAGGAGCCGCTCGCCGGCCTGGTCGTCGGGGACCTGCCCGCACCGGAGCCCCGCACGCACTGGACCACGGTGGACGTCCGGGCGGCCGCGCTCAACCAGCACGACCTGTGGTCGCTGCGCGGCGTCGGGCTGCGGGCCGAGCAGCTGCCGATGGTGCTCGGCACCGACGCGGCGGGCGTGACGGCGGACGGCCGCGAGGTCGTGGTGCACGCGGTGGTCGGCGGCGACTCCGGCCACGGCGTCGGGCCCGACGAGCCCCGCTCCCTGCTGTCCGAGCGCTACCCCGGGACCCTCGCCGAGCAGGTCGCGGTCCCCACCTGGAACCTCGTGCCGAAGCCCGCGGAGCTGTCCTGGGCCGAGGCCGCGTGCGTGCCCACGGCGTGGCTGACCGCGTACCGGATGCTGTTCCGCACCGGTGGCGCCCAGCCCGGCCAGCGCGTGCTCGTGCAGGGCGCCGGGGGCGGCGTCGCGACGGCCGCGGTCCGGCTGGCGTCCGCCGCGGGGCTGGAGGTCTGGGTGACGAGCCGCGACGCCTCCCGGCGCGAGCGGGCGCTGACGCTCGGCGCCGCCGGGGCCGTGGCGCCCGGGGAGCGGCTGCCCGTCCGCGTCGACCTCGTGATCGAGACCGTCGGCGCGGCGACCTGGTCGCACTCGGTCCGCTCGGTGCGTCCCGGCGGGACGATCGTGGTGGCCGGCGCGACCACCGGGGACCCCGCGGCGATGGAGATCCAGCGGCTGTTCTTCCTGGAGATCGCGGTGCTCGGCGCCACCATGGGCTCCCGCCTGGACCTCGAGCAGCTGCTGGGGTTCCTCGCCCGCACCGGCATCCGGCCCGTCGTGGACTCGACCGTCCCGCTGGCCCGGGTCGGCGAGGGGCTGGCACGCTTGGCACGCGGCGAGCAGTTCGGGAAGGTCGTCGCGGAGGTCTGAGGCACCGGGCCGCGCGCCCACGACGGAGGAGGGCGCATGGCGGGTCGCTGGCAGCCGGACGTCCTGGGCGACGGCTACCGCGTGCGGACCCTGGAGCTCGCGCCCGACGACGAGGGCGAGGTCGTCGCCAGCCTCGTGCGGTACGCGCCCCCGACGCCGGAGCCGGTGCGCCCGTCCCGTGCGGTGCTGTACCTGCACGGGTGGTCCGACTACTTCTTCCAGACCGGGCTCGCGGAGTTCTGGCACGCGCAGGGCGCCGCGTTCTACGCCCTCGACCTGCGCAAGTACGGCCGCAGCCTGCGCCCGCACCAGACGCCCGGCTACGTCGACGACCTGCGGACCTACGACGAGGACATCGAGGTCGCCCTGGAGCAGGTGCACCGCGACCTCGGCCGGTTCGCGCGCGTGATGCTCATGGGCCACTCGACGGGCGGTCTCATCAGCGTCCTGTGGGCGAACCGGCACCCGGGCCGGTTCCACGGCCTCGTCCTCAACAGCCCGTGGCTGGAGCTCCAGGGCGCGGCCGTCGCCCGGCACGTCAGCGCCCCCGCGATCGCGCGCCTGGCGCGCCTGCAGCCCAAGGCACCGCTGCCGAACATCGACCCCGGGTACTACGCACGCACGCTGCGGAGCGCCGACGGGGGCGAGTGGACGTACGAGGACGCGTGGCGCCCGGCCCGGTCGTTCCCCGTCCGGCCGGGGTGGCTCGCGGCGATCCTCGACGGTCACGCGGAGGTCGCGCGGGGGCTGCACATCCGGCGGCCGGTGCTGATGCTCGCGTCGGACCGCACGGTCATCAGCCCGCGGTGGAGCGAGGACATGCGCGCCGCCGACGTGGTGCTCGACGTGGAGCTGCTGGCGCGGCGCGCCGTCCAGCTCGGGCCGGTCGTGTCCGTGGTGCGGATCGCCGGCGGGCTGCACGACCTCACGCTGTCACCGGCCCCGGTCCGGGCGCGGCTGTACGCCGAGATCAGCCGGTGGACGGCGGCCTACGGCTGGTCCTGACCGCCGCGCGCGTCAGCGGACGCCGACCGCCTCGCCCAGCGTGGGGCCGTCCTCGCCGAACCGCCAGACGCGCCAGCCGTCCGTCGGGGACTCGAGGTCGGCCGCGACCGTCGCCGCGTCGTCCGGGTCGGCGTGCACGCTGCCACCCGGCAGCTCGATGAGGCCGTCGGCGCGCAGCGTCGCGGTGAGGCGCTGGCCGCGGCGCACGCGGTGCCACACGAGCTCCAGCGCCGAACGCTCGGCGGCCGCGAGCGCGGCGAGCTCGGGCAGCGGGCGGTGGTCGACCTCGCCGCGGTGCTGCGGTCCCCCGTCCGGCGGCACGGGCGGCATGAGCGTGGTCTCGTCGCTGCGCGGCGACGACGGTGCGGGCCGGGGCGTCGGCGGGCCGGCGGGCGCCGGGGCGGCCGGGGCGGTGGCGTCCCGCTGCGCGTCGGGCTCCCCCGCGGCGGCGTGCCGTCGCGGACCGGGGCCGTCGGCGGCGTCGGTACCGTCGGCGGCGACGGACGGGGTCGGCGCGGCGTCGGCCGGCGCCGGGACCACCGGGGTGGGGTCCGTGACCGCGGCCGACGGCGGCGGCGCGACCTGCACCGCGCCGGTGCGCGGGCCGGGCTCCACCGCGCGCCGGACGCCCGCGGTGGACGAGCGCAGCGGCGACACGTCGACGTAGCGACGGCCGCCCGGCCCCTGGGTCACGCCCATCCGCAGCACCTCGACGTGCAGGCCGGCGGTGACGAAGTCGACGGCGTCCAGCAGCCCGCCGGTCACGTCCGCGCACACGACGACGAGGCGCACGCCCGCCGCGGTGTCGCGGCTCGCGAGGATCGGGGAGCGGTCGCGGAACACGGCGAGGTCGGCCTCGAACGACTCCGCGCCGCCGGCGTACATCCGCGCGAGGTCCGACCGGCTCAGGCGCGCGGCGCCGCCCGCGTGCCGCAGCGCGCGCACCAGCGCCGCCTCGTCGAGCAGCTGCACGACCTCGACGACGACGGGGCGCGCGGAGGCGTCGAGCGCCAGCAGGTGCGGGCCGCCGGGGCCGCCCTCGCGCACGGGGAGCACCTGCTCGCCCAGCAGCGCGGAGACGTGGTCGGTGACGAGGGCCGAGGAGTCGGCGTCGAACGAGTCGGAGCGGGGTCGCATCGGCTGGACGAGACTGCTGCGGCCGCCGTCGAGCTCGAAGATCGCCATCAGTACGCTGCTTCCCTTCCTGCGTCCGCCGTCCCGCCGCACCGCGGCGCGGACCTCGCGGCCGGCGCCCCTCGCCGGTGCCCGCGGACGCGCTCCACCGCACGGCAGTCTGTCATCCCCCGGGCGTCACCCGGCCCGGGAACCACCCATCTGCACGACATGTCCACGCGGGCCGGCGGCACCTCGGCGCACCGCCCGCCCCGTCACGACCGAAGACGTTCCTCCAGCCGCTCGACCTTGCCCGTCAGCTCGCCGGTGCGGCCGGGCCGGATGTCGGCCTTCAGCACCAGGCTCACCCGCCCGCCGTGCCGACCGACCGCCTCCGTGGCGCGGCGCACGACGTCCATGCACTCGTCCCACTCGCCCTCGACCGTCGTGAACATCGCGTCCGTGCGGTTCGGGAGCCCGGACTCGCGCACCACGCGCACGGCGTCGGCGACGGCCTCGGTCACGGACTCGCCGGAGCCGAGCGGGGAGACGGAGAACGCCACGAGCATGCCTCCCACCCTGGTGCAGGACCCCGGCCCGCGTCCACCCCCCGGACGGCTGCACCGCACCACCCATCCGCCGCCGCGTCCGCTCCGAACCACGGGTGCGTGCGGACCTGCGCGCACCGTCAGCGGGGACGCAACCCCGGGAGGAGACAGATCACATGAGCCAGTCGGCCAACCGCCTCGTCGGCGGCATCTTCGGCGCGGTCTACCTGCTCGTCGGCATCGCGGGCTTCTTCGTCAGCTCCGGGGCGGCGTTCGCCGGCACCGAGGGCGGGACGCTGATCCTGTTCGAGGTGAACCCCCTGCACAACATCGTGCACCTCGGCATCGGCGCCGTCCTGCTGGGCGCCGCGGCGGCCTCCACGCGCGCCGCGAGGACCGCCAACACCACGGTGGGCGGCGTCTACCTGCTCGTGGGCCTGCTCGGGCTGTTCCTCGTCGGGTCGTCCGCGAACATCCTGGCGCTGAACGGCGCCGACAACGTGCTCCACTTCGCCAGCGCCGTCCTGCTGCTGGGCGTGGGGCTCGGCGCGGACCGCACCGCCGAGGCGGGGACCACGGCCCGCCGCGCGGCGTGACCGCCCGCCGGCCGGCCGCGCCCCGGGCGGCCGGCGGAGCGCCCGCCCGCGCGGAGGGCGCCCTGGCGCTCACCGCGCGGGCGTGGGCGGCGACCGCGGCCCTGGGCCTCGGCCTGGTCGCCTGCGGCACGGGCGCCGGCCACCTGGCGCACCACCTCCCGGTCGGGGTCGCGCTGACCGGGCTCGGCCTCGCGGCGCTGGGGTGGTCGCTCGCGGCGCTCCGCGGGCCGGCCCCGGCGCCCCGCGCGGCGCTCGGCGCCCTGCTCGCCGCGGGGCCCCTGGTGCTGCTGAGCGCCCCCGCCACGGGCCGCGCCCCGACGCTCGCGGAGGGCGCCGCCCTCGTCCTGGCGCTGGCCGGCGCGGTGCTGCTCGGTCTCGCCGAGCGCGTGGCCTCCGCGCCGCGCCGACCCGAGCGCCGCCCGGGACCGCTCGGGCAGCTCGCCGCCCTCGCGACCGGCTCGGTGCTGGTCGCCCTCGTCACCATCCCGGGGCTCGCGGCCACCGAGGCCGGCGAGCACGCCGTCCCGCACGGCCGGCACGGGCAGCAGGGCCCGCACGACGGTCACAGCCTGCCTGCCGAGCAGCCGCACCACTGAGCCGCCCGGCCCGGCGCCGCTCGCTCGCGCCGCACGGACCGCCCGACGCCGCAGGCCCGGCTCCCCTCAGCGGGGAACCGGGCCTGCGGTCGCGGTGGGGACGGGCGTCAGGCCGCGTCGTCCTCCGAGGTGAGGTTCCGGGTCTTGTTCTGGTCGAGCAGGATCCCGGGGCCGTTCGTGGTCGAGACGGTCGCCTTGGTGATGTAGCGGCCCTTCGACGCGGACGGCTTCAGACGCAGGATCTCCTCCAGCGCCGCGGCGTAGTTCTCCACCAGCGCGGTGTCCGAGAAGGACGTCTTGCCGATGATGAAGTGCAGGTTCGCGTGCTTGTCGACGCGGAACTCGATCTTGCCGCCCTTGATGTCGGCGACGGCCTTCGCGACGTCCATGGTCACGGTGCCGGTCTTCGGGTTCGGCATGAGGCCACGCGGACCGAGCACCTTGCCGAGGCGGCCGACCTTGCCCATGAGGTCCGGGGTCGCGACCGCGGAGTCGAAGTCGGTGTACCCGGCCGCGACCTTCTCGATCAGCTCGTCGCCGCCGACCTCGTCCGCACCGGCGGCGCGGGCCTGCTCGGCACGCTCGCCGTTCGCGAAGACGATGACGCGGGCCGTCTTGCCGGTGCCGTGCGGCAGGTTGACGGTGCCGCGCACCATCTGGTCCGCCTTGCGGGGGTCGACACCGAGGCGCATCGCGACCTCGACGGTGGCGTCGTACGACGTGGTCGACGTCTCCTGGGCCAGGCGGATCGCCTGGAGGGGGGCGTAGAGGGTGCCCGGCTCGATCTTCTCGGCCGCGGCGCGGTACGCCTTGCTGTGCTTCGCCATCTGCTCTGTCTCCTTGTCAGCAGTCGTGGTCGTCGGGCCGCACAGGGCCCTGCCACTGGGGTGCCCGCCCCGGACGTCCCGGGGCGGGCGGGTGGTGCGTGAGGGTCAGCCCTCGACCTTGATGCCCATGGAGCGGGCGGTGCCGGCGATGATCTTCTCGGCGGCGGCCAGGTCGTTGGCGTTGAGGTCCTCGAGCTTGGTCTGGGCGATCTCGCGGACCTGGTCCGCGGTCAGCGTCGCGACCTTGACGGTGTGCGGCGTGGGCGAGCCCTTCGCGACACCGGCGGCCTTCTTGATGAGCTCGGCGGCCGGCGGCGTCTTCGTGATGAAGGTGAACGAGCGGTCCTCGTACACCGTGATCTCGACGGGGATGACGTTGCCGCGCTGCGACTCGGTCGCCGCGTTGTACGCCTTGCAGAACTCCATGATGTTCACGCCGTGCTGACCGAGCGCGGGGCCGATCGGCGGCGCGGGGGTGGCCGCACCGGCGTTGATCTGGAGCTTGATGAGGCCGGTGACCTTCTTCTTCGGGGGCATGAGCCACCCTTTCTTCTCTCGTGGGCCGACGCCGTGGGCGATGACCCGGTTGCAGTGCCGTCGTGCTCCCGGCGGGGCCGGGCGGCGGTCAGATCTTGGCGACCTGGCTGAACGACAGCTCGACCGGGGTCTCCCGGCCGAAGATGGACACGAGGACCTTGAGCTTCTGGTTCTCGGGGCTGATCTCGGAGATCGTGGCCGGCAGCGTGTCGAACGGGCCGTCGGTGACGGTGACCGACTCGCCGACGGAGAAGTCGACCTCGATCGCGGCGGCGGCCTTCTGCTGCGGGGCGGCGGCCGGGGCCTTCGCCTCGATCGTCGGCGCCAGCATGGAGAACACCTCGTCGAGCGTCAGCGGCACCGGCTGGTGGGTGTGGCCCACGAAGCCCGTGACGCCGGGGGTGTGCCGCACGGCGCCCCACGACTCGTCGGTGAGGTCCATGCGGACGAGGACGTAGCCGGGGATCCGGACGCGGCGCACGACCTTGCGCTGCGCGTTCTTGATCTCCACGACCTCCTCCATGGGGACCTCCACCTGGTAGATGAAGTCCTCCATGTTGAGGCTCTGCGTGCGGTTCTCGAGGTTGGTCTTCACCCGGTTCTCGTACCCCGCGTACGAGTGGATGACGTACCAGTCGCCGGGCTGCGAGCGGAGCTGCGCCTTGAAGGCCGCGACCGGGTCCTCGTCGACGTCGGGCTCGTCGTCGACGGGCTCGTCCGCGACGGGCTCGTCGTCCTCCGTCCCGGCGGTCTCGGGCTCGTCCCCGGCCTCGTCGCTCACGTCGGCTGGCTCGTCCGAGCCCGCCGCGGGGGCCTCGACCGCCTCGACCGACGCGAGGGCGTCGTCGAGCTCGGACTCGGCGGCACCCGGACCGGGCTGCTGCGATTCCTGCGACACGTGCGAACCTGCTTTCTGCTGCGGACGATGGTGCTGAGGTGTCGAGCGCCCGGGCGGGGCGCCGCGGAGGCTCAGCCCCCGAAGATCCAGCGCGTGGCCTGGCCGATGCCCAGGTCGACGACCGTCACGAACGCCATGACCACCGCGACGAACACCAGCACGACGGTCGTGTACGTGACGAGCTCGGACCGGGTGGGGCGGACGACCTTCTTGAGCTCCGCGACGACCTGGCGGACGAACAGCGCGATCCGGGCGAACAGGCCCCGGCGCTTCTCCGGACGGGCGGGCTTGCCGGCACCGGTCCGCTCGGCGGGCTCGCCCGCGCCGGACGCCGCCACGGGTGCCGAGTCGCTCACCTGTTCGTTCCCCTACGTCTCGCGACGCCGGCCGTCGCCGGTCGCCTCTTGTCGTCCACCGGCCCGCTGGGGTCGGCGGTCCGTGACCACAAACGCAGGGCAGGCGAGACTCGAACTCACAACCGCCGGTTTTGGAGACCGGTGCGCTACCAATTGCGCCACTGCCCTACGGCGGCGTCCCTCCGCCACGACGGCACCGCCCCCGTGGGCACGGCTCATCATGGCGGGCGTCAACCACCGAGGGACAACTGTACGCGACGGTCGGCCCGGGGTCGAACCGCGCCCCGTCGGGCCGCTCGACCCGCTCCGCCGCAGGTCTGCGAGGATGGGACCCGTGAGCGCGCACGCCGACCAGCCCGCCCCGTCCGCCCCCTCGCCCCGCCGCGTCTCCGCGCGCGTCGGCGGCATCGCCGAGTCCGCCACGCTCGCCGTGGACGCGAAGGCCAAGGCGCTCAAGGCCGCCGGCCGGCCCGTCATCGGCTTCGGCGCCGGCGAGCCCGACTTCCCGACGCCGGACTACATCGTCGAGGCCGCCGTCGCCGCCGCGCGCGACGCCGCCAACCACCGGTACTCGCCCGCGGGCGGGCTGCCCGTGCTCAAGGAGGCGATCGCGGCCAAGACGCTGCGCGACTCCGGCTACGAGATCTCGCCGGCCGACGTCCTGGTGACCAACGGCGGCAAGCAGGCGGTCTACGAGGCGTTCGCGACGCTGCTCGACCCGGGCGACGAGGTGCTGCTGCCCGCCCCGTACTGGACGACGTACCCCGAGGCGGTGCAGCTGGCCGGCGGCGTCCCCGTCGAGGTGTTCGCCGGGGTCGAGCAGGGCTACCGGGTCACCGTCGAGCAGCTCGAGGCCGCGCGCACCCCGCGCACGAAGGTGCTGCTGTTCTGCTCGCCGTCCAACCCCACCGGTGCGGTGTACACGCCGGAGGAGACCGCCGAGATCGGCCGCTGGGCGCTCGAGCACGGCATCTGGGTCGTCACCGACGAGATCTACGAGCACCTCACGTACGACGGCGCGGTCGCCACGCCGGTGCTGCGCGTCGTGCCGGAGCTCGCCGACACCACCGTGGTGCTCAACGGCGTCGCGAAGACCTACGCGATGACGGGCTGGCGCGTGGGGTGGCTGGTCGGCCCCTCGGACGTCGTGAAGGCCGCGACGAACCTGCAGTCCCACCTGACGTCGAACGTGGCGAACGTGTCCCAGCGGGCCGCCGTCGCCGCGCTCACCGGGGACCTGTCGGCGGTCGCGGCGATGCGGGAGGCGTTCGACCGGCGCCGCCGCACGATGGTCGCGATGCTCGGCGAGATCGACGGCGTGCGGATCCCGGCGCCGCAGGGCGCGTTCTACGCGTACCCGGACGTGCAGGGGCTGCTCGGGCGG
This is a stretch of genomic DNA from Cellulomonas sp. ES6. It encodes these proteins:
- the rplA gene encoding 50S ribosomal protein L1, with amino-acid sequence MAKHSKAYRAAAEKIEPGTLYAPLQAIRLAQETSTTSYDATVEVAMRLGVDPRKADQMVRGTVNLPHGTGKTARVIVFANGERAEQARAAGADEVGGDELIEKVAAGYTDFDSAVATPDLMGKVGRLGKVLGPRGLMPNPKTGTVTMDVAKAVADIKGGKIEFRVDKHANLHFIIGKTSFSDTALVENYAAALEEILRLKPSASKGRYITKATVSTTNGPGILLDQNKTRNLTSEDDAA
- a CDS encoding zinc-binding dehydrogenase — its product is MLAAYVNRFAPEEPLAGLVVGDLPAPEPRTHWTTVDVRAAALNQHDLWSLRGVGLRAEQLPMVLGTDAAGVTADGREVVVHAVVGGDSGHGVGPDEPRSLLSERYPGTLAEQVAVPTWNLVPKPAELSWAEAACVPTAWLTAYRMLFRTGGAQPGQRVLVQGAGGGVATAAVRLASAAGLEVWVTSRDASRRERALTLGAAGAVAPGERLPVRVDLVIETVGAATWSHSVRSVRPGGTIVVAGATTGDPAAMEIQRLFFLEIAVLGATMGSRLDLEQLLGFLARTGIRPVVDSTVPLARVGEGLARLARGEQFGKVVAEV
- a CDS encoding pyridoxal phosphate-dependent aminotransferase, with translation MSAHADQPAPSAPSPRRVSARVGGIAESATLAVDAKAKALKAAGRPVIGFGAGEPDFPTPDYIVEAAVAAARDAANHRYSPAGGLPVLKEAIAAKTLRDSGYEISPADVLVTNGGKQAVYEAFATLLDPGDEVLLPAPYWTTYPEAVQLAGGVPVEVFAGVEQGYRVTVEQLEAARTPRTKVLLFCSPSNPTGAVYTPEETAEIGRWALEHGIWVVTDEIYEHLTYDGAVATPVLRVVPELADTTVVLNGVAKTYAMTGWRVGWLVGPSDVVKAATNLQSHLTSNVANVSQRAAVAALTGDLSAVAAMREAFDRRRRTMVAMLGEIDGVRIPAPQGAFYAYPDVQGLLGRTFRGVTPTTSAELAALLLDQAEVAVVPGEAFGPSGYLRLSYALGDADLAEGVGRIQALLAEG
- the nusG gene encoding transcription termination/antitermination protein NusG, which codes for MSQESQQPGPGAAESELDDALASVEAVEAPAAGSDEPADVSDEAGDEPETAGTEDDEPVADEPVDDEPDVDEDPVAAFKAQLRSQPGDWYVIHSYAGYENRVKTNLENRTQSLNMEDFIYQVEVPMEEVVEIKNAQRKVVRRVRIPGYVLVRMDLTDESWGAVRHTPGVTGFVGHTHQPVPLTLDEVFSMLAPTIEAKAPAAAPQQKAAAAIEVDFSVGESVTVTDGPFDTLPATISEISPENQKLKVLVSIFGRETPVELSFSQVAKI
- a CDS encoding DUF4383 domain-containing protein, which translates into the protein MSQSANRLVGGIFGAVYLLVGIAGFFVSSGAAFAGTEGGTLILFEVNPLHNIVHLGIGAVLLGAAAASTRAARTANTTVGGVYLLVGLLGLFLVGSSANILALNGADNVLHFASAVLLLGVGLGADRTAEAGTTARRAA
- the rplK gene encoding 50S ribosomal protein L11; this translates as MPPKKKVTGLIKLQINAGAATPAPPIGPALGQHGVNIMEFCKAYNAATESQRGNVIPVEITVYEDRSFTFITKTPPAAELIKKAAGVAKGSPTPHTVKVATLTADQVREIAQTKLEDLNANDLAAAEKIIAGTARSMGIKVEG
- a CDS encoding maleylpyruvate isomerase N-terminal domain-containing protein, with the protein product MAATRTGDVTEREAVLRRQWDTLRAWVGDVVAAGDGGAPSILDGWTVADLVAHLGRAMGALTACEPAPPGTVPLTLGEYLGTYAGRAADIDRVTRELAAQIADDPLRHVDDLVRQALRHVADLGPADQVVQARRGPVLLSTMLTSRITELVVHADDLQRSLARTRGAAPGSRAELGDGVGPLPGVPGGLGPAGGLGDGVTSGGPLDGDALDLVAQELLAIVRARGGWDLEVVRPLTWVRLAAGRVPYDVDVLASALAPRFPSDAVPDLGRMLPLL
- a CDS encoding thiamine-binding protein yields the protein MLVAFSVSPLGSGESVTEAVADAVRVVRESGLPNRTDAMFTTVEGEWDECMDVVRRATEAVGRHGGRVSLVLKADIRPGRTGELTGKVERLEERLRS
- a CDS encoding alpha/beta hydrolase, with translation MAGRWQPDVLGDGYRVRTLELAPDDEGEVVASLVRYAPPTPEPVRPSRAVLYLHGWSDYFFQTGLAEFWHAQGAAFYALDLRKYGRSLRPHQTPGYVDDLRTYDEDIEVALEQVHRDLGRFARVMLMGHSTGGLISVLWANRHPGRFHGLVLNSPWLELQGAAVARHVSAPAIARLARLQPKAPLPNIDPGYYARTLRSADGGEWTYEDAWRPARSFPVRPGWLAAILDGHAEVARGLHIRRPVLMLASDRTVISPRWSEDMRAADVVLDVELLARRAVQLGPVVSVVRIAGGLHDLTLSPAPVRARLYAEISRWTAAYGWS
- the secE gene encoding preprotein translocase subunit SecE; translated protein: MSDSAPVAASGAGEPAERTGAGKPARPEKRRGLFARIALFVRQVVAELKKVVRPTRSELVTYTTVVLVFVAVVMAFVTVVDLGIGQATRWIFGG